The proteins below come from a single Miscanthus floridulus cultivar M001 chromosome 1, ASM1932011v1, whole genome shotgun sequence genomic window:
- the LOC136537341 gene encoding uncharacterized acetyltransferase At3g50280-like, whose amino-acid sequence MDVICCATEENESARSSLQLQSTARATSEVEKRMQQSPVQVVSRRIVKPPPRPRERVPLTTWDLSLLSADYIQKGLLFAPPPCFSTFTHLVDHLQAALADAIATYYPVAGRLAIDRHHDDEGHVVGCSVSVDCAGQGVEVLEAVADGVVVADVVPPDADVPSVVRSLFPLNEAVNYDGHERPLFVVQVTQLADGVFVGFVYNHALSDGTAFWNFINAWAEIARARLSSPAPGGGACVLASRTPPLFERWSPDGSGAAAPVVLPYADIEGLIVRPTLPPPPQRDRMLHFSAESLAALKERARQELLAAGDTAGAAAVTSFQALSSLLWRCFVRARRTAPDQEVVFRASANNRGRLRPPLPAEYFGNAINAVSTEAVRASELLARGHGWAAAAVGRAVAAHTDAGIRALAAAWAAKPGLLAFRLFDPNAMFISSSPRFDMYGCDFGWGKALAVRGGKANKYDGKVSLFPGREGGGSIDAEVVLTPEHMLALEQDDEFWAAVSPDVQPATK is encoded by the coding sequence ATGGATGTTATCTGTTGCGCCACGGAAGAAAACGAATCAGCAAGAAGCAGCCTGCAACTGCAATCCACTGCTCGTGCAACCTCCGAGGTCGAGAAGAGAATGCAGCAGTCACCGGTGCAAGTGGTGTCGAGGCGCATCGTGAAGCCGCCGCCTCGGCCTCGCGAGCGCGTCCCGCTCACCACCTGGGACCTCTCCTTGCTCTCCGCCGACTACATCCAGAAGGGCCTGCTCTTCGCGCCGCCGCCCTGCTTCTCCACCTTCACCCACCTCGTCGACCACCTCCAGGCCGCCCTCGCCGACGCGATCGCCACCTACTACCCCGTCGCCGGCCGCCTCGCCATCGACCGACACCATGACGACGAGGGCCACGTCGTCGGCTGCTCCGTGTCCGTGGACTGCGCCGGCCAGGGCGTCGAGGTCCTCGAGGCTGTCGCGGACGGCGTCGTGGTCGCCGACGTCGTCCCTCCCGACGCCGATGTCCCGAGCGTCGTCCGATCCTTGTTCCCGCTCAACGAGGCCGTCAACTACGACGGCCACGAGCGCCCGCTCTTCGTCGTCCAGGTCACCCAGCTCGCCGACGGCGTCTTCGTCGGGTTCGTGTACAACCACGCGCTCTCCGACGGCACGGCCTTCTGGAACTTCATCAACGCGTGGGCGGAGATCGCGCGGGCCAGGCTGTCGTCCCCGGCCCCTGGCGGCGGCGCATGCGTGCTCGCGTCGCGCACGCCGCCCCTTTTCGAGCGCTGGTCGCCCGACGGTAGTGGCGCGGCGGCGCCGGTCGTGCTCCCGTACGCCGACATCGAGGGGCTCATCGTGAGGCcgacgctgccgccgccgccgcagaggGACCGGATGCTGCACTTCTCGGCGGAGTCTCTAGCGGCGCTCAAGGAGCGTGCACGGCAGGAGCTCCTGGCAGCCGGGGACACTGCCGGGGCGGCCGCCGTGACAAGTTTCCAGGCGCTGAGCTCGCTGCTATGGAGGTGCTTCGTCCGCGCGCGGCGCACGGCGCCGGACCAGGAGGTGGTGTTCCGCGCGTCCGCCAACAACCGCGGGCGGCTCCGGCCGCCGCTGCCGGCGGAGTACTTCGGGAACGCCATCAACGCCGTCTCGACGGAGGCGGTGCGCGCGTCGGAGCTGCTGGCGCGCGGGCACGGGTGGGCGGCGGCCGCCGTGGGCCGCGCGGTGGCGGCGCACACGGACGCGGGCATCCGAGCGCTCGCGGCGGCCTGGGCGGCGAAGCCGGGGCTGTTGGCGTTCAGGCTGTTCGACCCGAACGCGATGTTCATCAGCAGCTCGCCCCGGTTCGACATGTACGGCTGCGACTTCGGGTGGGGAAAGGCGCTGGCGGTGCGGGGCGGCAAGGCCAAcaagtacgacggcaaggtgTCGTTGTTCCCGGGGCGGGAGGGCGGAGGCAGCATCGACGCGGAGGTGGTGCTGACGCCGGAGCACATGCTAGCGCTGGAGCAGGACGACGAGTTCTGGGCTGCCGTGTCGCCGGACGTGCAGCCGGCGACGAAATAA